A part of Silvimonas soli genomic DNA contains:
- a CDS encoding GGDEF domain-containing protein: protein MSRQLTQPAIAWHDMLGSVSVQAREVVCQMAAQHRRELATHFYEQMLQDEEASRLISHDQVKTWLHSAMMQWIANLFAVKSGDDVQPLIEQQTRIGEGHARIDVPVHLVLRGAGQLKVAFVALLRQSPMLDAGQRLEALWLVSQAIDMAMQIMSQAYGKSHDRNSRAEEAYRLFSVIQNAAAEQERQRAAMLDWENLLMFELAINPEGTSLPQIRASEFGLWFRHKGAHAFEGARETDIILQAMDAIDMALLPGFAPLQNAAPEVRVQQLRDLREQTSNIGFSLEALFQQSGELESGRDVLTRLLNRKFLPVVLSKVVKVAVQQASYFAVLAIDIDYFKKVNDTYGHEAGDMVLQQLGSMLVSSCRGGDYTFRLGGEEFLMIVVDVTAANALKVAEKLRQQVQDFVFNLPGEQTLKLSISVGAALNDGHPDYQRTLNQADEALYKAKHNGRNRVEAAWSAH, encoded by the coding sequence ATGTCCCGGCAGTTGACCCAACCCGCTATCGCCTGGCATGACATGCTGGGCAGCGTTTCTGTCCAGGCACGCGAAGTGGTTTGCCAGATGGCCGCGCAGCATCGGCGTGAACTGGCGACCCATTTTTATGAACAGATGCTGCAAGACGAAGAAGCGTCGCGGCTGATTTCGCATGATCAGGTCAAAACCTGGCTGCATAGCGCCATGATGCAGTGGATCGCCAACCTCTTCGCCGTAAAGTCGGGTGATGATGTCCAGCCGCTGATCGAGCAGCAGACCCGCATCGGCGAAGGTCACGCGCGGATTGATGTCCCAGTGCACTTGGTATTGCGCGGTGCCGGCCAGTTGAAAGTGGCGTTTGTTGCCTTGCTGCGGCAATCGCCCATGCTTGATGCAGGCCAGCGCCTGGAGGCGCTGTGGTTGGTGTCGCAAGCCATTGATATGGCCATGCAGATCATGAGCCAGGCGTATGGCAAATCGCATGACCGTAACTCGCGTGCCGAAGAGGCGTATCGGCTGTTTTCGGTGATCCAGAACGCGGCGGCCGAGCAAGAACGCCAGCGCGCGGCCATGCTGGATTGGGAAAACCTGTTGATGTTTGAGCTGGCTATCAATCCGGAAGGAACCAGCTTGCCGCAGATACGCGCTTCGGAATTCGGTTTGTGGTTCCGCCACAAAGGCGCGCATGCGTTTGAAGGTGCACGCGAAACGGACATCATTTTGCAGGCGATGGACGCAATCGACATGGCGTTGTTGCCTGGTTTTGCTCCGTTGCAAAATGCGGCGCCTGAAGTCAGGGTGCAGCAATTGCGCGATCTGCGTGAGCAAACCAGCAATATCGGTTTCAGTCTGGAAGCCTTGTTCCAGCAAAGTGGCGAGCTGGAGTCCGGGCGCGACGTGCTCACGCGGTTGTTGAACCGCAAGTTTCTGCCGGTGGTGCTGAGCAAAGTGGTTAAGGTCGCGGTTCAGCAGGCCAGTTATTTTGCAGTGCTGGCCATTGATATTGATTACTTCAAGAAGGTGAACGACACCTACGGGCATGAGGCGGGCGATATGGTGCTGCAGCAATTGGGCTCCATGCTGGTCAGCTCCTGCCGTGGCGGCGATTACACCTTTCGCCTGGGCGGTGAAGAGTTTTTGATGATAGTGGTGGATGTCACCGCCGCCAACGCGCTGAAAGTGGCCGAAAAATTGCGGCAGCAGGTGCAGGATTTCGTCTTCAACTTACCAGGTGAACAGACGCTGAAATTGAGTATCAGCGTGGGCGCTGCGCTGAACGATGGTCACCCCGATTACCAACGCACATTGAATCAGGCGGACGAAGCGTTGTACAAGGCCAAACACAATGGGCGCAATCGGGTCGAGGCTGCCTGGAGCGCTCACTGA
- a CDS encoding DMT family transporter, protein MKSLSLLPSRQELALILVTVFWGGTFFVVHLAMQHAGPLFFVGVRFCTAGVMALLFCRGHMRGLTRKEVIAGALIGVSIFLGYGLQTYGLQTIPGSQSAFITAMYVPMVPLVQWLVLGRPPHLMAWIGILLAFAGLMCLSGPDAGSLSFGPGEIATLLCAVAVAGEILLIGRFAGRVDSRRVTVVQLLVAGLLSLLIMPVAGEQIPDFSWYWALPAIGMGLMSMVIQLTMNWAQKTVSPTRATVIYAGEPVWGGVVGRIAGDRLPALAIVGGALIVAGVLVSELKFKAAPAVETAKP, encoded by the coding sequence ATGAAGTCCCTCTCTTTGCTCCCCTCTCGTCAGGAACTGGCGCTCATTCTGGTCACCGTATTCTGGGGCGGTACGTTTTTTGTAGTGCATCTGGCCATGCAGCATGCGGGTCCGCTGTTCTTTGTCGGCGTGCGTTTCTGCACGGCTGGCGTGATGGCGTTGCTGTTTTGTCGTGGGCATATGCGCGGGCTGACCCGTAAAGAGGTGATAGCCGGGGCGTTGATTGGGGTGTCGATCTTTCTGGGTTACGGCTTGCAAACCTATGGCTTGCAGACTATCCCGGGCAGCCAGTCCGCGTTTATCACCGCGATGTATGTGCCCATGGTGCCGCTGGTGCAGTGGCTGGTCTTGGGTCGACCTCCGCATCTGATGGCATGGATCGGCATTCTGCTGGCGTTTGCCGGTTTGATGTGCCTGTCCGGGCCGGACGCCGGATCGCTCAGCTTTGGGCCTGGAGAAATCGCCACCTTGCTGTGTGCCGTGGCCGTGGCCGGCGAGATTCTGCTGATCGGGCGCTTTGCCGGGCGGGTGGATAGCCGCCGGGTGACTGTGGTGCAGTTGCTGGTGGCCGGTCTGTTATCCCTGTTGATCATGCCGGTGGCGGGTGAGCAAATCCCGGATTTCTCCTGGTATTGGGCGCTACCTGCGATCGGCATGGGTTTGATGAGCATGGTGATTCAACTGACCATGAACTGGGCGCAGAAAACCGTTTCGCCTACCCGGGCCACAGTGATCTACGCCGGTGAGCCAGTCTGGGGCGGCGTGGTCGGGCGCATTGCCGGTGACCGCTTGCCCGCGCTGGCCATTGTGGGCGGCGCGTTGATTGTGGCCGGGGTTTTGGTCAGCGAACTCAAATTCAAAGCTGCCCCGGCGGTTGAGACTGCCAAACCCTGA
- a CDS encoding MFS transporter, giving the protein MSDIHKSYNQTSLTATHAATTAGTAAHHGPSRPLTLLLAGGAGLAVASLYYSQPMLGVLAADIGASDRAIGFVPTLTQLGYALGILLLAPLGDRYDRRSIILIKVVVLMVALLAGGLAPSLALLLGASLVIGLSATLAQDIVPAAATLAHETRRGKVVGTVMTGLLMGILLSRVVSGFVAEHFGWRAMFIAAAMGVALIGIAIWRGLPRFAPTTSLSYAALLASLRDLLRRHRALRHAALAQGLLSMGFSAFWSTLAIMLHAAPFHLGSAVAGAFGLAGAAGALAAPLAGHLADRKGPELVTRIGTGITTLSFALLCLSPFFSPVGQLWLLGVGTVAFDMGVQTTLIAHQSIVYGIEPGARSRLNAVLFVSMFIGMAAGAALGSALLAQWGWMAVTGMATLASLAAFGVRYWAAKTRHTRK; this is encoded by the coding sequence ATGTCTGACATCCATAAATCGTATAACCAGACGTCATTAACGGCTACCCACGCAGCCACAACTGCGGGAACTGCCGCGCATCATGGCCCCTCAAGGCCGCTAACACTGCTACTGGCTGGCGGGGCTGGCCTGGCCGTTGCTTCTTTGTATTACAGCCAGCCCATGCTGGGTGTGCTCGCGGCAGACATTGGCGCCAGCGATCGGGCCATTGGCTTTGTGCCCACGCTGACGCAATTAGGCTATGCCTTGGGCATCTTGCTGCTGGCTCCGCTGGGGGATCGTTATGATCGGCGCAGCATCATCCTGATCAAGGTGGTCGTGCTGATGGTGGCGTTGCTCGCTGGAGGGCTGGCTCCGTCTCTGGCCCTGCTGCTGGGCGCGAGCCTGGTCATCGGCTTATCTGCCACCTTGGCACAGGATATTGTGCCCGCAGCAGCAACCCTGGCGCACGAAACCCGGCGCGGCAAGGTGGTGGGTACGGTCATGACCGGCTTGCTGATGGGCATATTGCTGTCCCGCGTGGTGAGCGGCTTTGTGGCAGAACACTTTGGCTGGCGAGCGATGTTTATCGCTGCGGCGATGGGTGTGGCCCTCATTGGCATCGCAATCTGGCGTGGCTTACCGCGGTTTGCCCCAACCACCAGTTTGTCCTACGCCGCTTTGCTGGCTTCCTTGCGTGACTTGTTGCGCCGCCATCGCGCACTGCGCCACGCGGCATTGGCACAGGGGCTATTGTCTATGGGCTTTAGCGCCTTCTGGTCGACACTAGCCATCATGCTGCACGCCGCACCGTTTCATCTGGGCAGTGCTGTTGCGGGTGCTTTTGGTTTGGCCGGGGCGGCTGGCGCGCTGGCAGCGCCACTGGCGGGGCACCTGGCCGATCGCAAAGGCCCGGAACTGGTTACCCGCATTGGCACTGGCATTACTACGCTTTCGTTTGCGCTGCTGTGCCTGAGTCCGTTTTTCTCGCCAGTGGGTCAGCTGTGGCTGCTGGGTGTCGGCACGGTTGCCTTTGACATGGGTGTACAGACCACGCTTATAGCCCATCAAAGCATTGTTTACGGGATCGAACCCGGCGCCCGTAGCCGCCTGAACGCGGTGCTGTTTGTGAGCATGTTTATCGGCATGGCAGCGGGCGCAGCGCTCGGTAGTGCGCTGTTGGCCCAATGGGGCTGGATGGCAGTGACAGGCATGGCCACATTGGCCTCGCTGGCTGCCTTCGGCGTGCGCTACTGGGCAGCTAAAACCCGCCACACCCGGAAATAA
- a CDS encoding LysR family transcriptional regulator, translated as MQTFVRIVEAGNLSIAAVQMGTTQPTISRRLQALERSLGVRLLQRTTHTMRLTVDGQRCYDRAKELLASWAAFESDMRGIGDEPEGVLRVVAPHAFGQERMVKPLARYLERYPRMSVEWLLHDDSAIQDLVSAGIDCVIQLGEVTDSALVAIKLAEVPRIVVAAPSVLAGAAVPQHAADLARFPWVALRTYYRNEITLQHMETGEEQHIALAPRMSTDSLYALRSAMLLGLGVGVGSAWVLADDLAAGNLIQLTPQWQATPLPVSLVYPYARFYPARLRCFVEIMRAAVPGVVV; from the coding sequence ATGCAGACGTTTGTACGCATCGTCGAGGCGGGCAATCTTTCCATTGCCGCTGTGCAGATGGGCACCACCCAGCCCACAATCAGCCGCCGCTTGCAGGCATTGGAACGCTCGCTGGGAGTGCGGTTGCTACAACGCACCACCCACACAATGCGCCTGACGGTAGATGGTCAGCGCTGTTACGACCGGGCCAAAGAGCTGCTGGCCAGCTGGGCCGCATTTGAGTCGGACATGCGCGGTATTGGTGATGAACCGGAAGGCGTATTGCGGGTGGTTGCGCCGCATGCATTTGGCCAGGAGCGCATGGTCAAACCGCTGGCCCGGTACCTGGAGCGTTATCCACGCATGTCCGTCGAATGGCTGTTGCATGATGACAGCGCCATCCAGGATCTGGTGAGTGCTGGTATCGATTGTGTTATCCAGTTGGGCGAAGTGACCGACTCCGCGCTGGTTGCCATCAAACTGGCTGAAGTACCGCGCATTGTTGTGGCGGCGCCTTCGGTTCTGGCAGGCGCGGCAGTACCCCAGCATGCGGCTGATCTGGCCCGGTTCCCGTGGGTGGCGTTGCGCACGTATTACCGCAACGAGATTACCTTGCAGCATATGGAAACGGGCGAAGAACAGCATATTGCGCTTGCCCCGCGCATGAGTACCGACAGCCTCTATGCCTTGCGCAGCGCCATGCTGCTGGGTCTGGGGGTCGGCGTGGGGTCGGCTTGGGTACTGGCGGATGATCTGGCGGCCGGTAACCTGATTCAACTCACACCACAGTGGCAAGCGACGCCGCTGCCGGTGAGCCTGGTTTATCCGTATGCCCGTTTCTACCCGGCCCGATTGCGCTGTTTTGTCGAGATCATGCGGGCGGCGGTGCCTGGCGTGGTGGTGTAG
- a CDS encoding chitinase: MKRPLFARGRGRLALAALPATFAATMAFAAYPVWQDGGTYSAGTVVYYNGHDYSALVTQTDYVGAGWNPASTPSLWKDLGVDTGGASPTPTPTPTPTPVPTPTPTPAPTATPTPTTAPTPAPTPSSGCYSTWSAATAYNGGATVSLNGVNYKANFWTQNQSPATNSGAAGSGQPWLVVGNCSGGTPTPTPTPTPTPTPTPTPTPTPTPVPTPTPTPTPAPTPSGSLPKHVLVGYLHSSFANGSGYIPMANVSSNWDVIALAFGDSDTSGNITFTRCQPSECPNVESDADFKAAIKAKQAAGKKVIISVGGANGLVQLTSATAVNNFVSSVEHIIDTWGLDGVDIDFENQSLSLNQGDTDFTAPTTPIVVNLISALQQITGHYGSNFVLTMAPETFFVQLGRSFYGPGPNNSADARSGAFLPVIYAMRNQLTLLMVQDYNSGPITGLDGQYHTMGGADFLTAMTDMEIAGFAVANNSGKVWPGLRPDQIAVGIPANANAGNGFVDTTGVESALDCLMKGTGCGTYTPHQVSPTLRGLMTWSINWDAYSNFSFSQPYRTYLNQYGQ, translated from the coding sequence ATGAAACGACCTTTGTTCGCACGCGGACGGGGCCGGCTTGCGCTCGCCGCGCTGCCAGCCACCTTTGCCGCTACCATGGCCTTTGCCGCTTACCCGGTCTGGCAAGATGGTGGCACCTACAGCGCGGGTACCGTTGTCTATTACAACGGCCACGATTATTCGGCGCTGGTAACTCAGACCGATTACGTTGGCGCGGGCTGGAACCCGGCCTCTACGCCCAGTTTGTGGAAGGATTTGGGCGTAGATACTGGCGGCGCCTCACCGACACCAACGCCTACCCCGACACCCACCCCGGTGCCTACGCCAACACCAACGCCTGCTCCGACCGCAACACCGACACCAACGACGGCCCCAACGCCAGCCCCTACTCCTTCGTCGGGTTGCTACAGCACCTGGAGCGCCGCCACGGCGTATAACGGTGGCGCCACGGTCAGCCTGAATGGCGTCAACTACAAAGCCAACTTCTGGACTCAAAACCAGAGCCCGGCCACCAACTCCGGCGCTGCAGGCAGCGGCCAGCCGTGGCTGGTTGTGGGTAACTGCAGCGGTGGCACACCAACTCCGACTCCGACTCCGACTCCGACACCTACCCCAACGCCGACTCCCACACCAACGCCAACTCCGGTGCCGACGCCTACCCCCACTCCGACACCCGCCCCGACCCCGTCGGGCAGCTTGCCCAAGCACGTGCTGGTGGGTTATCTGCATTCCAGCTTTGCCAATGGCTCCGGCTATATCCCGATGGCCAATGTCTCCAGCAATTGGGACGTGATCGCCCTGGCCTTCGGTGATTCGGATACCAGCGGCAATATCACCTTCACCCGTTGCCAACCGAGCGAATGCCCGAACGTGGAAAGCGATGCCGACTTCAAAGCCGCCATCAAGGCCAAGCAGGCGGCAGGCAAGAAAGTGATTATCTCTGTGGGCGGCGCCAATGGGCTGGTGCAACTTACCAGCGCCACGGCGGTGAACAATTTTGTGAGTTCGGTCGAACACATCATTGATACGTGGGGTCTGGACGGCGTCGATATCGACTTTGAAAACCAGTCACTGTCACTGAATCAGGGTGATACGGACTTCACGGCCCCTACCACTCCCATCGTGGTCAATCTGATCAGCGCCCTGCAGCAGATTACCGGCCACTATGGCAGCAATTTTGTCCTGACCATGGCGCCGGAAACCTTCTTCGTACAGTTGGGCCGCAGCTTTTATGGCCCTGGTCCGAACAACTCGGCCGACGCGCGTTCTGGTGCTTTCCTGCCGGTGATCTACGCCATGCGCAATCAGCTTACATTGCTGATGGTGCAGGACTATAACTCCGGGCCGATCACCGGACTGGATGGCCAGTACCACACCATGGGTGGCGCGGACTTCCTCACCGCGATGACCGATATGGAGATCGCGGGCTTTGCCGTGGCCAACAATAGCGGCAAAGTGTGGCCAGGCTTGCGACCAGACCAGATTGCGGTCGGTATCCCTGCCAACGCCAATGCGGGTAATGGCTTTGTGGACACCACCGGCGTTGAATCTGCGCTGGATTGCCTGATGAAGGGAACAGGTTGCGGCACCTACACGCCGCACCAGGTCAGCCCGACGTTGCGCGGCTTGATGACGTGGTCGATCAACTGGGATGCTTATAGCAACTTCTCGTTCTCGCAACCGTATCGGACCTATCTGAACCAATACGGGCAATAA
- a CDS encoding MlaC/ttg2D family ABC transporter substrate-binding protein: MTRFTQWIVAALLLALLPVSAMALESDPASPEAIVRGVSKDVLEIINDNGQDPARQHTLADARLVPLADFNRMTALAVGRYWRSATPDQQQALTTEFRAMLVRTWVAVLSNHKGAQVDVKGARPGDSADEQTVHSVVNQPGQQAIALDLNFENTAAGWKVYDISVEGISFINSHRNQFGTVIQKDGVDGLIKQLAASNAKAASRNATK; this comes from the coding sequence ATGACTCGTTTTACGCAATGGATTGTTGCGGCCTTGCTGCTCGCCTTGTTGCCGGTTTCTGCCATGGCGCTGGAGTCCGATCCGGCTTCTCCTGAAGCCATCGTGCGCGGGGTGAGCAAGGATGTGCTGGAAATCATCAACGACAACGGACAAGACCCGGCGCGTCAGCACACGCTGGCGGATGCCCGGTTGGTGCCACTGGCCGATTTCAATCGCATGACCGCGCTGGCGGTGGGGCGTTACTGGCGCAGCGCTACGCCCGATCAACAACAGGCGCTCACCACCGAGTTTCGCGCCATGCTCGTGCGGACCTGGGTGGCCGTGCTCAGCAATCACAAAGGGGCGCAGGTTGATGTCAAAGGCGCTCGCCCCGGTGATTCTGCCGATGAGCAAACCGTGCATAGCGTGGTGAACCAGCCTGGCCAGCAAGCCATTGCGCTGGATCTGAACTTTGAAAACACCGCTGCGGGCTGGAAGGTCTATGACATTTCGGTCGAGGGCATCAGCTTTATCAATAGTCACCGCAACCAGTTCGGCACGGTTATCCAGAAAGATGGCGTAGATGGTTTGATCAAGCAGTTGGCCGCCAGCAACGCCAAAGCCGCCAGTCGCAATGCCACGAAATAA
- a CDS encoding HAMP domain-containing protein, which produces MTIRQRIILLVALTFAAIMAIGGYAIIQSRANASEVKIVTEGVVPSTLASADLVARLKDVQQATMSLVFAPDDNVAAQAADKLKQQQALLQKSLELQRQQANSDTQKALVQQATQSMASYFGAIDDTAKFKAAGQQDVAAASLFASVAQYQGELEQIVETLRVEKNRTKDAAISGLNQNLARTVSTISVVTALAVIVLTAIGILLYRQIARPIGQMQSMMSGIAASQDFTQRLPVERKDEIGQSMTAFNVMIEQIQQSSVLLRQKTNDIQSMLQNMPQGILTVTADQKIHPEYSAYLSTILETADIAGRDVMDVLFTHTNLGADALSQVNAIWGACIDEDVMNFEFNQHLMVGEIEKTMPNGKVKILDLNWSPITDENDTTVRLMLCVRDVTELRQLAAEANDQRRELEMIGEVLAVSQDKFHEFIIGTIRFADENEILIRESQAMTEHVVAQLFRNMHTIKGNARTYGLHHLTNVVHLAEQSYEQLRKPHAAIVWDQQQLLDELAQVRATVTQYARINEVSLGRKGSGRNDQAERYVMVDKHQIQETLRRLENINTNNLHELVAARDAVRKTLRLLGTEPLAQTLAGVLDSLPALATELGKAVPQIRIEDEGYAIPAHAAYLLKNVFMHLMRNALDHGLEDQSTRLAQGKAAAGTLALKLAVTDGKLQIALQDDGRGLALARIRATAMQKGLIATDVTLNDEQTAQLIFHPGFSTADKVTEISGRGVGMDAVQDFIKRERGDIRIQFVDQAEGADFRQFATVVALPESFAVHIDAPVAPVLIHAAAVPAQAALV; this is translated from the coding sequence ATGACTATCCGGCAACGCATCATCCTGCTTGTGGCGCTGACCTTTGCCGCAATCATGGCGATTGGCGGCTACGCGATCATTCAGTCTCGTGCCAATGCTTCTGAAGTCAAAATCGTGACTGAAGGTGTGGTGCCCAGCACGCTGGCCTCGGCGGATCTGGTCGCGCGCCTCAAAGACGTACAGCAAGCCACCATGAGCCTGGTGTTTGCGCCTGATGACAACGTTGCCGCTCAGGCTGCCGACAAGCTCAAACAGCAGCAGGCACTCCTGCAAAAGAGCCTGGAATTGCAACGCCAGCAAGCTAATAGCGACACCCAGAAAGCGCTGGTGCAGCAGGCCACGCAAAGCATGGCCAGCTACTTTGGCGCTATTGATGACACCGCCAAATTCAAGGCGGCCGGGCAGCAAGACGTGGCCGCAGCATCGTTGTTTGCCAGCGTCGCGCAGTATCAGGGCGAGCTGGAACAAATTGTCGAGACCCTGCGGGTAGAAAAAAACCGCACCAAAGACGCCGCCATTTCTGGCCTGAACCAGAACCTGGCGCGCACGGTATCGACCATTTCTGTGGTGACTGCGCTGGCCGTGATTGTGCTGACCGCAATTGGCATCTTGTTGTATCGCCAGATCGCCCGCCCGATTGGCCAGATGCAATCCATGATGAGCGGCATCGCTGCCAGCCAGGATTTCACCCAACGCCTGCCGGTTGAGCGCAAGGATGAAATTGGCCAGTCCATGACCGCGTTTAACGTCATGATCGAGCAGATTCAACAAAGCTCGGTCTTGCTGCGCCAGAAAACCAACGACATCCAGTCCATGCTGCAGAACATGCCGCAGGGGATTCTGACCGTCACCGCAGATCAGAAGATTCATCCGGAATACTCCGCTTACCTCAGCACCATCCTCGAAACCGCCGACATTGCCGGGCGCGACGTCATGGATGTGCTGTTTACCCATACCAATCTGGGTGCCGATGCGCTGTCGCAAGTGAACGCCATCTGGGGCGCGTGTATTGACGAAGATGTGATGAATTTTGAGTTCAACCAGCACTTGATGGTGGGCGAAATCGAAAAGACCATGCCTAACGGCAAGGTCAAGATTCTGGATCTGAACTGGTCGCCGATCACTGACGAAAACGACACCACAGTGCGCCTGATGCTGTGCGTGCGTGACGTGACCGAACTGCGCCAACTGGCGGCAGAAGCCAACGACCAGCGGCGTGAACTGGAAATGATTGGCGAAGTGCTGGCAGTGAGTCAGGACAAATTCCATGAGTTCATCATCGGCACCATCCGCTTTGCCGATGAAAATGAGATATTGATTCGCGAATCGCAGGCGATGACCGAACACGTGGTGGCGCAGTTGTTCCGCAACATGCACACCATCAAGGGCAATGCGCGCACCTACGGCCTGCATCATCTGACCAACGTGGTGCATCTGGCTGAACAAAGCTACGAACAACTACGCAAACCGCACGCTGCCATCGTGTGGGATCAGCAACAACTGCTGGATGAACTGGCACAGGTGCGCGCCACGGTGACGCAATATGCGCGCATCAATGAAGTGAGTCTGGGTCGCAAGGGTTCCGGTCGCAACGATCAGGCCGAGCGTTATGTGATGGTCGATAAACACCAGATTCAGGAAACGCTGCGTCGCCTGGAAAACATCAATACCAACAATCTGCATGAACTGGTCGCCGCCCGCGATGCCGTGCGCAAGACCTTGCGTTTGCTCGGTACTGAACCGCTGGCGCAAACGCTGGCTGGTGTGCTGGACTCGCTACCGGCGCTGGCCACCGAGTTGGGCAAAGCTGTCCCGCAAATCAGGATTGAAGATGAAGGCTATGCCATCCCGGCGCATGCGGCTTATCTGTTGAAAAACGTGTTTATGCATCTGATGCGCAATGCGCTCGATCACGGTCTGGAAGATCAATCAACCCGCTTGGCGCAGGGCAAAGCGGCGGCGGGGACGCTGGCGCTCAAACTGGCTGTGACCGACGGCAAGCTGCAGATCGCCTTGCAGGACGATGGTCGCGGTCTGGCGCTGGCGCGGATTCGGGCCACTGCCATGCAGAAAGGTTTGATTGCCACAGATGTCACGCTCAATGACGAACAAACCGCACAACTGATCTTCCATCCGGGGTTCTCCACTGCCGACAAAGTGACCGAAATTTCCGGGCGTGGCGTGGGCATGGATGCGGTGCAGGACTTTATCAAACGCGAGCGCGGCGATATTCGCATCCAGTTTGTCGATCAAGCCGAGGGCGCCGATTTTCGGCAGTTTGCCACCGTGGTTGCGTTGCCGGAGTCGTTTGCCGTGCATATCGACGCTCCGGTGGCGCCGGTGTTGATTCACGCCGCTGCAGTACCGGCGCAAGCCGCGCTGGTTTAA
- a CDS encoding response regulator → MAQVLVVDDSSTVRNEVSEFLKSSGLTVAVAVDGKDGLDKLKADSGIKLIVSDVNMPNMDGLTMAEKIRGDLKNSAVNIIMLTTENSPVMKERGKAAGIKGWIVKPFNGASVVATFKKLAS, encoded by the coding sequence ATGGCACAAGTACTGGTCGTCGACGATTCAAGCACCGTTCGCAATGAAGTCAGCGAGTTTCTCAAATCCAGCGGGCTGACCGTGGCCGTTGCGGTAGACGGCAAAGATGGTCTGGACAAGCTCAAGGCCGACAGCGGCATCAAGTTGATTGTCAGCGACGTCAACATGCCCAATATGGATGGCCTGACCATGGCCGAGAAGATTCGTGGCGATCTGAAAAACAGCGCGGTCAACATCATCATGCTGACCACCGAAAACAGCCCGGTGATGAAAGAGCGCGGTAAAGCGGCTGGTATCAAGGGCTGGATTGTGAAGCCATTCAATGGCGCTTCGGTGGTGGCGACATTTAAAAAGCTGGCGAGCTGA
- a CDS encoding cytochrome-c peroxidase produces the protein MNPLIQRKAWLLLLVAGVASATALVTTSHTQPTASQPQSAVSTTPKQWPGAADLGKQLFFDRSLSASGQQACASCHSASQAYGPPNALSVQPGGPDMQHQGMRAVPTLRYVLNRTPAWHVESPSSLMERLESQELPPTGGFTWDGRFDALHDQAAFPLLNPDEMANTSPADFAARLRRSPNAAAFKKVFGEQALKGDQDALHFAGVALAQFQLNDASFHPYSSKFDAWMDGKATLTHQELHGKQLFDDPKSGNCASCHFDTKGADGTHPLFTDYQFEVLGVPRNSKLAVNRDPKFFDMGLCGPLRQDQSKQKTWCGMFRTPTLRNVATRQVFFHNGQYHDLKTALQFYVQRDTQPQRWYPVHKGKIDKFNDLPTALRDNVDTNDEPLTRKRGGNPAWNDQQIDDVIAFLKTLNDADAQMAKK, from the coding sequence ATGAATCCCCTCATCCAACGTAAAGCCTGGCTGTTGCTACTGGTGGCTGGCGTGGCCAGCGCCACTGCCCTGGTCACCACCAGCCACACCCAGCCCACTGCCAGCCAGCCGCAAAGCGCGGTGAGTACAACCCCTAAACAATGGCCAGGTGCAGCCGACCTGGGCAAACAACTGTTTTTTGATCGCAGCTTGTCGGCATCTGGCCAGCAAGCATGCGCCTCTTGCCACTCTGCCAGTCAGGCCTACGGCCCGCCCAATGCGCTCTCGGTACAACCTGGCGGCCCGGATATGCAACACCAGGGCATGCGGGCAGTGCCGACACTGCGTTACGTGTTGAATCGCACACCGGCATGGCATGTGGAATCGCCATCCAGCCTGATGGAAAGACTGGAATCGCAGGAACTACCGCCAACGGGCGGCTTCACCTGGGATGGCCGCTTTGACGCCTTGCATGACCAGGCCGCCTTTCCCCTGCTAAACCCGGATGAAATGGCCAATACCTCGCCAGCTGATTTCGCCGCGCGTTTGCGCCGTAGCCCCAATGCCGCCGCATTCAAAAAAGTGTTTGGCGAGCAGGCATTGAAAGGCGATCAGGACGCCCTGCACTTTGCCGGTGTCGCCTTGGCGCAATTCCAGCTGAACGACGCGAGTTTTCATCCCTACAGCAGCAAGTTCGATGCCTGGATGGATGGCAAAGCCACGCTCACCCACCAGGAACTGCACGGCAAGCAATTGTTTGATGACCCCAAAAGCGGCAACTGCGCTTCTTGCCACTTTGATACCAAAGGGGCAGATGGCACTCACCCGCTGTTTACCGATTATCAATTTGAAGTATTGGGCGTACCGCGCAACAGCAAGCTGGCAGTGAACCGTGATCCAAAGTTTTTTGACATGGGCCTGTGCGGGCCGCTGCGTCAGGATCAAAGCAAGCAAAAAACCTGGTGCGGCATGTTCCGCACGCCTACTTTGCGCAACGTTGCTACGCGCCAGGTGTTCTTTCACAATGGCCAGTATCACGACCTGAAAACCGCGCTGCAGTTTTACGTACAGCGCGACACCCAGCCGCAACGCTGGTATCCGGTACACAAGGGCAAGATCGACAAGTTCAACGATCTGCCTACCGCATTACGCGACAACGTCGATACCAACGACGAACCACTGACGCGCAAGCGTGGCGGCAATCCAGCGTGGAACGACCAGCAGATTGACGATGTCATCGCCTTTCTCAAAACGCTGAACGATGCGGATGCCCAGATGGCGAAAAAATAA